The Gordonia sp. KTR9 genome contains a region encoding:
- a CDS encoding HAD-IIA family hydrolase encodes MSDRDRPRREGRGQRDTRGQRDGGRGGRPDRPGRDRASDRGSRQPGPPLPDDVAASDLDPEVRRDLLTLDKANAEIVARHLVMVSRILLEDPAQALEHARAARARASRVGVVRETVGIAAYNAGEWQEAATELRAAKRITGNSALLPLIADSERGLGRPERAVEIARGDEGRSLTGEDATEMRIVEAGARMDLGEPEKAVVTLQAENLKPGQLGTGPARLFYAYASALESAGRRDDAITWFMNAAAADVDDVTDAEDRLTELANDDQPAQGVSVNGASAGGDAQAAPVPGVEHDVEQQPLSESPAPAEDSSGDAAASDSSAESVAPAVAIEHVETQNDEAENIETVPGTADLSQTSTPVDTAVHADEAGPVVEPEVDRETTDVVVSESTIVEGVPNPLTALADSSESRAPAAPTADGPADSVTLVDRHDALLLDLDGTVFAGHHALPNALAALARLAIPRFFVTNNASRRPSEVAAHLRELGFEATDDLVVTSAQSGARLLSEHLEPGSRALVIGTDGLAQEVREVGVGVTRSADDRPAAVIQGHSPDTGWAQLSEAALAIRAGALWIATNVDATLPSERGLLVGNGSMVAALRNATGKEPLVAGKPAAPLMADAIARARASAPLVVGDRLDTDIEGGHAVGIESALVLTGVSTVDDLLAAPPEQRPTYVLDDLAGLFVDIDAVRVSDQPGWDVEVDGSTVRVAGSGAEAGLVPALAAAVWEAVDAGSADPDELRVVAEGTARAKLESLGVTLVG; translated from the coding sequence ATGAGTGATCGTGATCGTCCGCGCCGCGAGGGCCGCGGACAGCGGGACACGCGTGGACAGCGAGACGGTGGCCGAGGCGGCCGTCCTGATCGTCCGGGGCGTGACCGGGCGTCTGACCGTGGCAGCCGTCAGCCCGGGCCGCCGCTACCCGACGACGTGGCAGCCTCGGATCTCGATCCCGAGGTGCGTCGTGACCTGCTGACACTCGACAAGGCCAACGCCGAGATCGTCGCGCGGCACCTGGTGATGGTGTCGCGGATCCTGCTCGAGGATCCCGCTCAGGCGCTGGAGCACGCACGCGCAGCCCGCGCCCGCGCCTCCCGGGTCGGCGTGGTCCGGGAGACCGTCGGCATCGCCGCCTACAACGCCGGCGAATGGCAGGAAGCCGCGACGGAACTCCGGGCCGCCAAACGCATCACCGGCAATTCCGCCCTGCTGCCGCTCATCGCGGACAGCGAACGTGGTCTCGGGCGCCCCGAACGTGCCGTCGAGATCGCCCGAGGTGACGAGGGCCGGTCACTGACGGGTGAAGACGCCACGGAGATGCGGATCGTCGAAGCGGGCGCCCGGATGGACCTCGGCGAGCCCGAGAAGGCCGTCGTCACCCTGCAGGCGGAGAATCTCAAGCCAGGGCAGCTCGGCACGGGTCCGGCTCGCCTCTTCTACGCGTATGCCTCCGCGCTCGAGTCGGCCGGTCGCCGGGACGATGCGATCACCTGGTTCATGAACGCCGCGGCAGCCGACGTCGACGATGTCACCGACGCCGAGGACCGCCTCACCGAACTGGCCAACGACGATCAGCCCGCTCAGGGCGTGTCGGTGAACGGAGCGTCAGCGGGTGGCGACGCGCAGGCGGCGCCGGTGCCGGGCGTCGAACACGACGTCGAGCAACAACCGCTGTCGGAGTCGCCGGCGCCGGCCGAGGACTCGTCTGGCGACGCCGCCGCGAGCGATTCGTCCGCCGAGTCGGTTGCACCTGCCGTCGCGATCGAGCATGTCGAGACCCAGAACGACGAGGCCGAGAACATCGAGACCGTTCCGGGTACCGCAGACCTGTCGCAGACCTCGACTCCGGTCGACACAGCCGTGCACGCGGACGAGGCCGGCCCCGTTGTCGAACCGGAAGTGGACCGCGAGACCACCGACGTGGTCGTCTCCGAGTCGACGATCGTCGAAGGCGTGCCGAACCCTCTGACTGCTTTGGCGGACTCGTCGGAGTCGCGGGCTCCGGCCGCGCCCACCGCCGACGGTCCGGCCGATTCCGTCACCCTCGTCGATCGTCACGACGCACTGCTCCTTGATCTGGACGGCACCGTGTTCGCCGGGCACCACGCTCTGCCCAACGCTCTCGCCGCGCTGGCTCGGCTGGCCATACCGCGGTTCTTCGTGACCAACAACGCGAGTCGTCGTCCGTCCGAGGTGGCCGCCCATCTCCGCGAACTCGGATTCGAGGCGACCGACGACCTCGTCGTGACGAGTGCGCAGTCGGGTGCCCGGCTGCTGTCCGAGCATCTGGAACCGGGATCGCGTGCCCTGGTGATCGGTACCGACGGCCTCGCGCAAGAGGTGCGCGAGGTCGGCGTCGGGGTGACACGAAGTGCCGATGACCGGCCCGCCGCGGTGATCCAGGGGCACTCACCGGACACCGGGTGGGCGCAGCTGTCCGAGGCCGCGCTCGCGATCCGGGCCGGTGCGCTGTGGATCGCGACGAACGTCGACGCCACCCTGCCCTCTGAGCGGGGACTGCTGGTGGGGAACGGCTCCATGGTCGCCGCGCTGCGTAACGCGACGGGTAAGGAGCCCCTGGTGGCGGGCAAGCCGGCCGCGCCGTTGATGGCCGACGCGATCGCGCGCGCACGTGCGAGTGCACCGCTCGTCGTCGGGGATCGGCTCGACACCGACATCGAGGGCGGACACGCCGTCGGTATCGAGAGTGCTCTGGTGCTGACCGGCGTGAGCACCGTCGACGATCTGCTGGCGGCTCCGCCGGAGCAGCGGCCCACCTACGTTCTGGACGATCTCGCGGGCCTGTTCGTCGACATCGACGCCGTGCGCGTGTCCGACCAACCCGGGTGGGACGTCGAGGTGGACGGTTCGACGGTGCGGGTCGCCGGTTCGGGTGCGGAGGCGGGTCTGGTGCCCGCGCTCGCGGCGGCCGTCTGGGAAGCGGTCGATGCCGGGTCGGCGGATCCGGACGAGTTGCGGGTTGTCGCGGAGGGAACCGCACGGGCCAAGCTCGAATCCCTCGGTGTCACACTCGTCGGCTAG
- a CDS encoding TlyA family RNA methyltransferase, with product MATRARLDAELVRRGLARSREQARELVDAGSVWVNGTVASKAATGVTRDTPIVVDEGPRDDWASRGAHKLLGALDAFEPQGLVVEGRRCLDAGASTGGFTDVLLRRGAREVVAADVGYGQLIWRLQNDDRVVVHDRTNVRHLEPESIGGPVDVVVADLSFISLGLVLPALARCCAPDADLLPMVKPQFEVGKDRVGSGGVVRDPALRAEAVLAVATEAAAHGLRTRGVVASPLPGPSGNVEFFLWLHNEHHRTGGESGQSDRVDRSDSADADRLTGSPDELRAMIEQAVAAGPR from the coding sequence ATGGCGACCAGAGCACGGCTCGATGCCGAACTCGTCCGTCGCGGTCTCGCGCGCTCACGCGAGCAGGCGCGTGAACTCGTCGATGCCGGTTCGGTTTGGGTGAACGGGACCGTCGCGTCGAAGGCGGCCACCGGCGTCACCCGCGACACTCCGATCGTCGTCGACGAGGGTCCACGAGACGACTGGGCGTCACGGGGTGCGCACAAACTACTCGGTGCACTCGACGCCTTCGAGCCGCAGGGACTCGTGGTCGAGGGACGTCGATGCCTCGACGCCGGCGCGTCCACCGGGGGATTCACAGATGTACTGCTCCGGCGCGGCGCCCGTGAGGTGGTCGCCGCGGATGTCGGTTACGGACAGCTCATCTGGCGGTTGCAGAACGACGATCGCGTCGTGGTCCACGACCGGACCAACGTCCGACATCTCGAGCCCGAGTCCATCGGAGGTCCGGTCGACGTCGTGGTCGCCGACCTGTCGTTCATCTCGCTCGGGCTGGTGCTCCCCGCGCTGGCCCGGTGTTGCGCGCCGGACGCCGACCTGCTGCCGATGGTCAAACCGCAGTTCGAGGTCGGCAAGGACCGGGTCGGTTCGGGCGGTGTGGTCCGCGACCCGGCGCTGCGCGCCGAAGCGGTACTGGCGGTCGCGACCGAAGCCGCCGCACACGGTCTCCGCACCCGGGGTGTGGTCGCGAGCCCGCTGCCCGGGCCGTCGGGCAACGTCGAGTTCTTCCTCTGGCTGCACAACGAGCACCACCGGACAGGCGGGGAGTCGGGACAGAGCGATAGGGTCGACCGGTCGGACTCGGCCGACGCGGATCGCCTCACCGGATCCCCGGACGAACTCCGAGCCATGATCGAACAAGCGGTTGCCGCGGGTCCGCGCTGA